The following coding sequences lie in one Arachis ipaensis cultivar K30076 chromosome B05, Araip1.1, whole genome shotgun sequence genomic window:
- the LOC107640819 gene encoding uncharacterized protein LOC107640819, whose protein sequence is MADSSLGGSTGGSRTMDMHQIASFLSQISAIQAHIAKTSNPVQDPTNAYFLHPSENPGIPITTVVLTGQNYSTWSREMWRSFKLKNKTKFVDGSITKPESIDPLFEIWERCNIYVIGWINLSLSPDIRQSVTWNNLASDLWLDMKQCYYQGDRYRVGELYEELYTLRQGELDVTSYYTKLKTIWEEIDNFRQIPSCECGITCQCDLGVIRSQREEDRIVKFLRGLNEQYSNVRSQIMLLDKLPSLNVVLSKLTQQERQFLSLETTSDIQILAAPTNSLNTAMPSQGRGRGRSRGGKFQAGERGRGGRTRMQCSFCDKTGHAVDTCYKKHGLPPHLRQRNTNSAPAMMNCFNIGEETEESNDDLGFNHPQLEEKKTTGSDFTPEQKEALLGLLNKQEVQHIHSVN, encoded by the coding sequence ATGGCGGATTCAAGTTTGGGAGGCTCGACAGGTGGTTCAAGAACCATGGATATGCATCAGATAGCATCATTTCTGAGTCAGATTTCAGCGATTCAAGCGCACATCGCGAAAACCAGTAATCCAGTTCAAGATCCAACAAATGCCTATTTTCTTCACCCATCAGAAAACCCAGGTATCCCCATAACTACTGTTGTTCTTACTGGTCAGAACTATAGTACATGGAGTAGAGAAATGTGGAGATCAtttaaattaaagaataaaacaaaatttgTTGATGGAAGCATCACAAAACCAGAGAGCATAGATCCATTGTTTGAAATATGGGAAAGGTGTAACATTTATGTAATTGGCTGGATAAATCTTTCACTTAGTCCAGATATTCGTCAAAGTGTAACATGGAACAATCTTGCTAGTGACTTGTGGCTTGATATGAAGCAATGCTATTACCAAGGGGATAGGTACCGTGTTGGTGAATTATATGAAGAACTATACACATTAAGACAAGGCGAATTGGATGTGACATCCTACTACACGAAACTCAAAACAATTTGGGAAGAAATTGACAATTTTCGACAAATTCCATCATGTGAATGTGGCATCACGTGTCAATGTGATCTAGGAGTAATTAGAAGCCAAAGGGAGGAAGACAGAATTGTGAAGTTTTTGAGAGGATTGAATGAGCAATATTCTAATGTGCGGTCTCAGATCATGCTCTTGGACAAGTTGCCGAGTCTGAATGTGGTGCTCTCCAAGCTTACTCAACAAGAGAGACAGTTCCTCAGCCTTGAAACTACCTCAGACATTCAAATTTTGGCGGCACCTACCAATTCCTTGAACACTGCTATGCCTTCCCAAGGCAGAGGGAGAGGAAGAAGTAGGGGAGGCAAGTTTCAAGCTGGGGAAAGGGGCAGAGGAGGCAGAACAAGGATGCAGTGTTCGTTTTGTGACAAAACTGGACACGCAGTAGACACGTGTTACAAGAAACACGGACTTCCTCCTCATCTAAGGCAAAGAAACACTAACTCTGCCCCAGCAATGATGAATTGCTTCAACATAGGTGAAGAAACCGAGGAGAGCAATGATGATCTCGGTTTTAATCACCCCCAGTTGGAGGAGAAGAAGACTACAGGGAGCGATTTCACTCCAGAACAAAAGGAAGCTTTGCTGGGCTTACTCAataagcaagaagtgcaacataTTCATAGTGTgaactga